A single Corticium candelabrum chromosome 16, ooCorCand1.1, whole genome shotgun sequence DNA region contains:
- the LOC134192551 gene encoding uncharacterized protein K02A2.6-like produces the protein MDLFEWRSQSYLLVIDYYSRFIEVAPLSSTTSASTIGHLKAIFARFDIPETVISDNGPQFSSRSFREFAREYQFTHITSSPMFAQANGEAKRGVKTIKSLLEKTNDLYTVLLAYRSTPLRNGYSPGELLMSRKLRTTIPITSDQLPPKVPDIFTLKKREETLKNRTKENFDRRHRVVPLSILPPGTRVWVPNQHRYGTVVSTANPRPYVIQTPTRQIRRNRRSVNPLPFQTETQSSLTLLDRPQEVPTQETPSANDQTLLGGEELRRSDLQASRETASDSAPRECNFVTRSDRVSSSAYIRVSMLLQSACSVTVVLC, from the coding sequence ATGGATCTCTTCGAATGGAGAAGTCAGTCATACCTTCTTGTAATCGATTACTATTCTCGATTCATCGAGGTTGCACCTCTTTCGAGCACAACTTCAGCTAGCACTATCGGTCACCTGAAGGCTATATTCGCTCGTTTTGACATTCCTGAGACTGTTATTTCCGATAATGGACCGCAGTTTTCATCTCGTAGTTTTCGCGAATTTGCCAGAGAATATCAATTTACTCATATCACATCTAGCCCAATGTTCGCGCAGGCTAATGGCGAGGCCAAACGTGGCGTCAAGACAATCAAGTCGCTGTTAGAAAAGACAAACGATCTCTACACGGTATTGTTAGCATATCGATCTACCCCGCTACGGAATGGTTATAGTCCAGGCGAGCTCTTAATGAGTCGAAAATTGCGCACTACAATTCCTATCACTTCAGACCAACTACCACCAAAAGTACCAGATATATTCACTCTGAAGAAAAGAGAAGAGACACTGAAGAACCGTACGAAGGAAAATTTTGATCGGCGTCACCGCGTTGTACCCCTTTCTATACTACCTCCTGGAACGAGAGTTTGGGTTCCCAACCAGCATCGGTATGGGACTGTCGTTTCAACAGCCAATCCACGGCCTTACGTGATTCAGACACCAACCCGACAAATaagaagaaacagaagaagCGTGAATCCACTACCTTTTCAGACAGAAACTCAGTCGTCTTTGACCCTGCTGGACAGACCTCAAGAAGTACCGACACAGGAAACTCCTTCAGCGAACGACCAAACACTACTTGGAGGAGAAGAACTACGACGATCAGACTTGCAAGCTAGTCGAGAGACCGCTAGTGATTCTGCACCTCGTGAGTGTAATTTTGTTACACGTTCTGATAGAGTAAGCAGTAGCGCTTATATACGGGTTAGTATGTTGTTGCAAAGCGCATGCTctgtgactgttgtgttgtgttga
- the LOC134192552 gene encoding uncharacterized protein LOC134192552, which produces MLRESAYNCSKTSEDEDQFSKYTCSPCPPGYYGRTFTTRGYEYDDRPVCNRCPAGGFYQDEVAQYTCKVCVNGTFVSPNILGNSSRSCKVFPTGTDTTRRAGYRAGPCLKNYFRLQRFGACYPCKSPGAKCTNEVLTLTEGYWWTMEDDLRLSYRNFASNIFVHDDIYDRSTVNYSKSYLPTIHKCRYPNACPGQDNNPKKNVCSKGSYGPLCELCEKGYFLSDSGCSPCPPTWRVGLQLTGFVVVVLFLVVFLSWKQSKIEQNVQTGTWLDHFVSSLRIGIGFIQVMNGITMALVFVPWPSGIKVVGRYLRAIEFNVISVVNSVCLGGSLKHFDHLDKTLVFFGSVTGIVLMLVAIYWIWKVYMKCRRMTIDDVLHETALKFCLTGMLWTFFACYPSLSQYIIATVPYREFSCIALDCTNENGTTDTTGRDDNLTCQWYLKADVSLRCNESSFSGPLWRACNCLLIVVFGLPLLLLVLLYWKHRNDCHRVRVNSALVRALYSSLSFLDDSYESNYWYWDVVEMVRKLVLTSGLQFFGTGSTTQLAVASIIASAFALLHAQFKPIKSKRKWQHYLQLLSLSVISLNIMVGVLQLVDVGEEGNLDEEAMKSGIVNRTLFSVLFYSVNGLFVFLCVVNLCKSVWSACDKWCCYGLRFSSCCDCRRSNRERQPILSTEFTSSDEKTED; this is translated from the exons ATGCTGCGAGAGTCTGCGTACAATTGCAGCAAAACGAGTGAAGATGAGGACCAGTTTAGCAAGTATACGTGCTCGCCTTGTCCTCCCGGCTACTACGGAAGAACGTTCACAACAAGAGGATATGAGTACGATGATCGACCGGTTTGTAATCGTTGCCCTGCAG GTGGTTTTTATCAAGACGAAGTGGCTCAATACACGTGTAAAGTCTGCGTGAATGGAACGTTTGTAAGTCCCAATATTTTGGGAAACTCGAGCAGATCATGTAAAGTGTTTCCAACCGGCACCGACACGACACGACGTGCGGGCTATCGAGCCGGTCCGTGTCTTAAGAACTACTTTAGATTGCAGAGGTTTGGTGCATGCTACCCTTGTAAGTCTCCGGGAGCCAAATGTACGAACGAGGTGTTGACTCTGACAGAAGGATACTGGTGGACAATGGAAGATGACCTTCGACTTTCTTATCGAAACTTTGCTAGCAATATCTTCGTTCACGACGACATTTACGATAGATCGACGGTAAACTACAGTAAATCCTATTTGCCTACTATTCACAAGTGCCGTTACCCGAACGCTTGCCCGGGTCAAGACAACAATCCCAAGAAGAACGTTTGCTCGAAAGGTTCGTACGGGCCTCTGTGCGAGTTGTGCGAGAAGGGATACTTTCTGAGTGATAGCGGCTGTTCTCCGTGTCCTCCGACGTGGCGGGTCGGTTTGCAGTTGACGGGATTTGTCGTTGTTGTGCTGTTTCTTGTCGTATTCTTGAGTTGGAAACAGAGTAAAATAGAGCAAAACGTGCAAACGGGCACTTGGCTCGATCATTTTGTTTCATCGCTTCGAATTGGCATCGGATTTATTCAAGTCATGAATGGCATCACTATGGCTCTAGTGTTTGTCCCTTGGCCGTCGGGTATAAAGGTGGTCGGTCGCTACCTGAGAGCTATCGAATTTAATGTAATATCAGTCGTCAACTCGGTGTGTCTCGGAGGTAGTTTGAAGCATTTTGACCATCTCGATAAGACTCTAGTGTTTTTCGGTAGCGTCACGGGCATCGTCTTGATGTTGGTCGCTATCTACTGGATATGGAAAGTTTATATGAAATGTCGTAGAATGACGATCGACGACGTGCTTCACGAAACGGCTCTTAAATTTTGTCTAACTGGAATGTTGTGGACATTCTTTGCTTGCTATCCATCTCTATCTCAGTATATCATTGCTACGGTACCTTACCGAGAGTTCTCGTGCATCGCCCTCGACTGTACGAATGAAAATGGTACGACAGATACGACTGGAAGAGACGACAACCTAACGTGTCAATGGTATCTTAAAGCTGATGTTTCTTTGCGCTGCAACGAGTCCAGCTTTTCTGGTCCTCTATGGCGAGCTTGCAACTGTCTTCTCATCGTCGTCTTCGGTCTGCCTTTACTGCTTCTTGTTTTGCTGTATTGGAAACATCGCAATGATTGTCACCGTGTACGGGTTAACAGTGCTTTAGTACGAGCTCTCTACTCGTCGCTGTCTTTCTTGGACGACAGCTACGAGTCGAACTATTGGTACTGGGATGTGGTGGAAATGGTACGCAAACTGGTGCTCACTTCAGGTCTGCAGTTCTTCGGAACAGGAAGCACGACGCAACTGGCCGTCGCTTCTATTATTGCTTCAGCGTTTGCTCTTTTACATGCTCAGTTTAAGCCAATAAAGTCGAAGCGCAAGTGGCAGCACTATTTGCAACTGttatctttgtctgtcatctcTCTCAATATAATGGTTGGCGTGTTGCAACTGGTGGATGTAGGTGAAGAAGGGAATCTCGATGAAGAAGCGATGAAATCCGGGATTGTTAACAGAACGCTATTTAGTGTGCTGTTCTACTCGGTCAATGGCTTATTCGTCTTCCTATGTGTCG TCAATCTATGTAAGAGTGTGTGGTCGGCATGTGATAAATGGTGCTGCTATGGGTTACGCTTCTCGTCGTGTTGTGATTGTCGACGGAGCAATAGGGAAAGACAGCCTATTCTTAGTACTGAATTCACGTCATCTGACGAAAAGACAGAAGATTAG
- the LOC134192611 gene encoding H(+)/Cl(-) exchange transporter 6-like — protein MSELHRRSDTEKSKEGAKTGFFQRGRELESVYDNHRYNDEERAVLAGYESLDYLPPHSTAYKHWLRRQPRRLDWDRWVMMGLIGFSVGFVGFLLHQAIDAISDYKWDKASQYIEDENYEFAWGFVLLFSMALVIVSSAIIVLCRPSAAASGLPELIGFLNGTVVRHIFNIKTLVAKFFSCLAAVASGLPVGPEGPMIHMGSLIGAGLSQMRSKTLGFHLPVFGRFRNSEDRRNFISAGAGAGIASAFGAPVGGLLFSMEEVSSFWNQKLTWQIFFCCMISTFTTDLFNSAFSGFKYDGNFGLFKTSKYILFEVVRGIPVNILVFFPTIIIGVLGGVFGALFTFLNVKIARLRQLLLSKVASPFAKVMMKMGEPVLIIVIYVSVTVFLPKAFFCTPFECGYPKSDYSPRCLTDSLDPLHTEPTVYHYACPHGVKKREFAINHSLSVAECCSNSSQLCYSFSNGSFSEVATLMFTTGEDAIKHLFSRQTHNEFGLGSLAAVLVIYFFLSCWCAGTHIASGLVVPMLFIGALYGRIVGIIMVKAFGIYSLTEEDQYWVWIDPGAFALIGAASFFGGVSRLTVSLTVIMVELTNDVQFLLPIMVTIMVAKWSGDFITHPIYHALLELKCIPFLDAEPVIIRKDHDRSSSGVVNLELYSAENAMSFPVKVVHVHESVATIAELLSTTSHGGYPVVRQIENGTDVFAGHISRHTLQILLTHNDLFKSQGLLLSEEPEIVPIDLRQVVFSDGIVCLSRDTLQSYVDEPRYQTLFVDLGPYLNQSAPCVQVNFSLHRTYILFRTLGLRHLVVVDAMNRVAGVISRKDLMGFSLEERLHTYEEEQREREEEKSGIRSHGNTSSVEMGEMG, from the exons ATGTCAGAGTTGCATAGACGGTCAGACACAGAGAAGTCTAAAGAAGGAGCAAAAACTGGATTTTTTCAGCGTGGCCGAGAATTAGAGAGTGTTTACGACAATCACAGATACAACGATGAAGAGCGTGCAGTCCTTGCGGGTTATGAGAGCTTAGACTACTTACCGCCTCACAGCACTGCATACAAG CATTGGTTGAGGAGACAGCCAAGGAGGTTGGATTGGGATCGTTGGGTGATGATGGGTTTAATCGGCTTTTCTGTTGGCTTTGTTGGCTTTCTTTTGCACCAAGCAATTGATGCTATTTCGGATTACAAGTGGGACAAAGCATCGCAATACATAGAG GATGAAAACTATGAATTTGCTTGGGGTTTTGTGCTTCTCTTCAGTATGGCTCTTGTTATCGTCAGCAGTGCCATCATTGTG CTGTGTAGACCGTCAGCAGCAGCTTCTGGCCTTCCAGAGCTGATTGGATTTTTGAATGGAACGGTTGTTAGGCACATCTTTAATATCAAAACACTTGTAGCCAAGTTCTTTTCTTGTCTTGCTGCTGTCGCTTCAGGTCTACCTGTAGGTCCAGAAGGACCAATGATTCACATGGG TTCTTTGATTGGTGCTGGACTGAGTCAAATGCGTTCTAAGACATTAGGGTTTCATTTACCAGTGTTTGGACGATTTCGAAATTCTGAAGACAG GAGAAACTTTATTTCAGCAGGTGCAGGAGCTGGAATTGCTTCAGCATTTGGTGCTCCTGTCGGTGGGCTGTTATTTTCTATGGAAGAAGTTTCTTCTTTTTGGAACCAAAAGCTGACATGGCAAATATTCTTTTGCTGCATGATTTCGACTTTTACAACT GATCTATTCAATTCAGCATTTTCAGGTTTCAAGTATGATGGAAATTTTGGCTTGTTCAAGACTAGCAAGTACATTCTGTTTGAG GTGGTTCGTGGCATTCCAGTGAACATACTTGTCTTTTTTCCAACTATAATTATTGGTGTGCTTGGTGGTGTCTTCGGtgcattgtttacattcttgaatgtcaaa ATTGCTCGTCTAAGACAGCTGCTGTTGAGCAAGGTGGCATCACCGTTTGCTAAAGTGATGATGAAAATGGGAGAGCCTGTACTCATTATT GTGATATATGTTAGCGTTACAGTTTTCTTACCAAAGGCATTTTTTTGCACTCCATTTGAGTGTGGGTATCCCAAATCTGATTACAG TCCTCGCTGCCTGACTGACTCTTTGGATCCTCTTCACACTGAACCGACAGTTTATCATTATGCTTGCCCTCATGGAGTGAAGAAACGAGAATTTGCAATAAATCACTCATTATCAGTTGCCGAGTGTTGCTCCAACAGCAGCCAGCTTTGCTATTCATTCAGCAACGGTTCATTTAGTGAAG TTGCTACATTGATGTTTACTACTGGAGAAGATGCTATCAAGCATTTGTTTTCTCGGCAGACTCACAATGAATTTGGTCTCGG ATCTCTAGCTGCAGTTTTGGTGATTTATTTTTTCCTATCTTGTTGGTGTGCAGGAACTCATATTGCAAGTGGACTGGTTGTACCCatgct ATTTATTGGTGCTCTGTACGGTCGTATTGTAGGTATTATAATGGTCAAGGCATTTGGAATTTATTCTTTAACTGAAG aGGATCAATATTGGGTGTGGATTGACCCTGGAGCCTTTGCTCTTATCGGTGCTGCCAGTTTCTTTGGAGGTGTGTCTCGACTTACTGTTTCACTTACTGTCATCATG GTTGAATTAACAAACGATGTCCAGTTTTTGTTACCCATCATGGTGACAATCATGGTAGCAAAGTGGAGTGGAGATTTCATCACACATCCTATCTACCATGCTTTGCTGGAGCTCAAGTGCATTCCATTTTTGGATGCCGAACCAGTCATTATTCGGAAAGATCACGATAg ATCATCTTCTGGTGTGGTAAACTTGGAGTTATATTCTGCTGAGAATGCCATGTCATTCCCAGTAAAG GTTGTCCATGTTCACGAAAGTGTTGCCACAATAGCAGAACTGTTGTCAACCACATCACACGGAGGATATCCTGTAGTTCGACAAATAGAAAATGGTACTGATGTATTTGCAGGCCACATCTCAAG GCACACACTTCAAATATTGTTGACTCACAACGACTTGTTTAAATCACAAGGACTTTTGTTATCTGAAGAACCTGAAATTGTTCCAATTGATCTACGACAA GTTGTGTTTAGTGATGGTATCGTTTGCTTATCTCGTGATACGCTACAGTCGTACGTAGATGAGCCAAGATATCAAACACTCTTCGTGGATCTA GGGCCTTACCTTAATCAATCTGCTCCGTGCGTTCAAGTAAACTTTTCTCTGCATAGAACGTACATTCTTTTTCGAACACTCGGCCTCAG GCATTTGGTTGTTGTAGATGCAATGAACAG AGTTGCTGGTGTCATTTCTCGTAAGGATTTGATGGGGTTCTCACTAGAAGAGCGTTTGCATACGTATGAAGAAGAGCAACGCGAAAGAGAGGAAGAGAAATCGGGCATACGTAGCCATGGAAACACAAGCTCTGTTGAAATGGGAGAAATGGGATAA